Proteins from a single region of Populus trichocarpa isolate Nisqually-1 unplaced genomic scaffold, P.trichocarpa_v4.1 scaffold_104, whole genome shotgun sequence:
- the LOC18097252 gene encoding G-type lectin S-receptor-like serine/threonine-protein kinase RLK1, with translation MATAIFTLMFLVTMVLLQLMAVAQTNGSMPVGAFITATDDAPSWLSSSGEFAFGFQPLEYKDHFLLSIWYAKIPEKTIVWYANGDNPAPRESKVELRGDSGLVLTDPQGNLIWSSGSLQVERSIKETLGWRDLM, from the coding sequence ATGGCTACTGCTATTTTTACTTTGATGTTCCTAGTAACGATGGTACTGTTACAGCTTATGGCTGTTGCTCAAACTAATGGAAGTATGCCCGTGGGTGCATTTATCACTGCAACTGATGATGCTCCTTCATGGCTTTCTTCCTCTGGAGAATTTGCTTTTGGATTTCAGCCCTTGGAATACAAGGATCATTTCTTGCTGTCTATTTGGTATGCCAAGATTCCTGAGAAGACCATAGTTTGGTATGCAAATGGAGATAATCCTGCACCAAGGGAGTCTAAGGTCGAGCTGAGGGGTGATAGTGGGCTGGTGCTTACTGATCCTCAAGGCAACCTAATATGGTCATCTGGTAGCCTTCAAGTGGAACGAAGCATAAAGGAGACGTTGGGCTGGAGGGATCTGATGTAA